The following proteins are co-located in the Castanea sativa cultivar Marrone di Chiusa Pesio chromosome 8, ASM4071231v1 genome:
- the LOC142605741 gene encoding uncharacterized protein LOC142605741 isoform X1: protein MALANNQPKKESPGIGIRKSKSLLLSGTSLASVESLSMPLVQEVVISADIRCSECQKRVADMMSRMNDTESVVVNLLEKKVTLTCRYANVGKASSQQVAAIYRNPFGKVAMIKRIFRSSHR from the exons ATGGCTCTTGCTAATAATCAGCCTAAGAAGGAGTCTCCAGGAATTGGAATAAGAAAGTCAAAGAGCTTATTACTTTCTGGAACCAGCCTCGCCTCTGTTGAGTCTTTATCCATGCCTCTG GTCCAGGAAGTTGTTATTTCAGCAGATATTCGATGTTCCGAATGCCAAAAGAGAGTAGCTGACATGATGTCGAGAATGAATG ATACAGAGTCAGTGGTGGTGAATTTATTGGAGAAGAAGGTGACACTAACATGTAGATATGCAAATGTTGGTAAAGCATCTTCACAGCAAGTTGCTGCTATATACAGGAATCCGTTTGGAAAAGTTGCCATGATCAAACGGATTTTCCGCTCTTCTCATCGTTGA
- the LOC142605741 gene encoding uncharacterized protein LOC142605741 isoform X2, which translates to MALANNQPKKESPGIGIRKSKSLLLSGTSLASVESLSMPLVQEVVISADIRCSECQKRVADMMSRMNESVVVNLLEKKVTLTCRYANVGKASSQQVAAIYRNPFGKVAMIKRIFRSSHR; encoded by the exons ATGGCTCTTGCTAATAATCAGCCTAAGAAGGAGTCTCCAGGAATTGGAATAAGAAAGTCAAAGAGCTTATTACTTTCTGGAACCAGCCTCGCCTCTGTTGAGTCTTTATCCATGCCTCTG GTCCAGGAAGTTGTTATTTCAGCAGATATTCGATGTTCCGAATGCCAAAAGAGAGTAGCTGACATGATGTCGAGAATGAATG AGTCAGTGGTGGTGAATTTATTGGAGAAGAAGGTGACACTAACATGTAGATATGCAAATGTTGGTAAAGCATCTTCACAGCAAGTTGCTGCTATATACAGGAATCCGTTTGGAAAAGTTGCCATGATCAAACGGATTTTCCGCTCTTCTCATCGTTGA
- the LOC142605742 gene encoding heavy metal-associated isoprenylated plant protein 9: MNQAGVSNPANSIFMSGKYCCMVMRINVDCNACCRKLRKIILNLRAIESHLIEKQECRVSVCGTFRPSDVAIKIRKKMNRRVQILEIQELDATTTEQIDHNPMVPS, translated from the exons ATGAACCAAGCAGGGGTATCAAATCCTGCCAATTCCATCTTCATGTCAGGAAAG TATTGTTGCATGGTAATGAGGATCAACGTTGACTGCAATGCTTGTTGCCGGAAATTAAGGAAAATCATTCTAAATTTGAGAG CAATAGAGTCACATTTGATTGAGAAGCAGGAGTGCAGAGTAAGTGTGTGTGGGACATTTAGGCCATCGGATGTggcaataaaaataagaaagaagatGAACCGTAGAGTCCAAATTCTGGAAATTCAAGAGCTTGATGCCACCACCACTGAACAAATAGACCACAATCCCATGGTTCCGAGCTAA